GCGACCAACATCCGGGACACTTCAGTATTTTTGAAGACGCGAATGTTTCTGAAAGAGAAAAATATAAGTACTACATTCAGAATGATGGTGAGACACGGGAATTGCGGGAAAAAGTGAGAAAAGTTGTTGCCGGGAAAGGTCTGAGCGCTGTAATGAATGATACCAAATGGCTGGAGCTACAAAGTGCAGTAGCAAAATTACCATTTGCGCCACCCTATGTTGAAAAATTAATACTGGAAAATAAAACTTTCGCAGAAGTTCAGATCGATCATCAACCCCATTGGTTAGGTGACTGGAATCCCTTTTACAAGGAAGGAATGTCGCTGTTTTTTGCGATTGAATATATTAAAGTTAGGCCTCAGTTTGCTGAGTACCAGGGCCGTTTGGTTAGTCCCAAAATCCATGACGCGACCGATGCATTTGAACAGCTATTAAATGAACTGAACATCCCGTATGAAGAAGATAACGGGACATTTACCATATATGGATACAGATAAAAGCAATACCTAACTACCTTTTTACCTTCGCAGATTATAAATTTTATTATTTGAAAAATACAATACCATTACCGAAATCAATTTTCAGCGAAAGGCTGTTATTAATTCCGTTTACAATGGAAATTTGCGCAGAAATTCTGAATGAAAACTACGATATCCTTGAAAGAATGGGATTACAAAAAGGCAGAAACTGCCCGGATTCAGAAACTTTAGACATACCAAGAATAATAGCAAATTTATCAAAAGTAAGTTCTCCAACAGGCTTCGAATCCTGGATGGTCATCAAAAAAGAAACTGAGGAAATCATTGGAGATATTGGGTTTAAAGGCTTTGATCATTTAAATAACAGTTGCGATATTGGCTATGGATTTATAGAAGCCGATAGAGGAAGGGGATATGCAGAGGAAGCAGCAAAATGTTTGATTAATTGGGTTTTAACTGTTGATCCGTCCGTCAATATTACAGCAGCTACGCTCAAAGAGAACAGTTCTTCAATAAAATTGCTGCAAAAATTAAACTTCATTGAAACCAAACGTGATGCAAATTTTATTTACTGGAAGCTTTAACTGCAAGGAAATAAGAAATGCGGAAGCTAAATAAAAGATTTAATAAAAACGAAAGACTCAACGGCACTCAGCATCCTCATTCCTGCGAAATGATGGATTCAAGACACCATGTGGGGTGCATTTCAAAATAATAACTATAAAAACACTTTCAGCAGATGAATAAATTACTTTATTTTCTCATCATCACGCTTTTTGCAGGTTGTTCAACGTCCGGGAACTCTGTTGCAGACCAACCCCAATTTAAGTACCGTCTGGATACTTTGACCTTATACGACCAAAGCAGACAGAGAGCCATTCCTGTTGCTGTGTATAAACCGGCTTCCAAAGTATCCGGAAAACAGAAACCGGTCATTTTCAGTCATGGTTATGGGCAGAATAAAGGTGGCGATTATTTGGCGTACACCTATCTGACGGAATTTTTGGCAAGAGAAGGATTTTTCGTGGTAAGCATCCAGCACGAACTTAAAACTGACAGTTTAATCCCTTTAACAGGAATTCCGCAAACTGTAAGAAGGCCGTTCTGGGATCGTGGTGCAGATAATATTTTATTCGTTATCAACAGACTCAAAACCACAAATCCGGAATTAGATTTCAAAAACATAACACTTATCGGACATTCAAACGGCGGGGATATGACCGCGCTTTTCCCGCAGAAATATCCGGGAACAGTTAAAAAAATAATAACATTAGACAACCGGAGAATGCCTTTGCCAAAATCAGAAAAGGTCAGGGTGTATTCATTGCGGTCAAGCGATCAACCGGCAGATGAAGGGGTGTTACCGACCGGGAAGGAAACTGAAAAGTATAAAATAAAAACAGTAAAATTGGCCAATACCATCCATAATGAAATGGACGACAAGGCTAATGAAAGGCAGAGAATAGAAATTCAAAATTATATACTAAAGTTCTTAAGAGACTGAAAAAAAGAACAGACCATGTATAAAAAGGCAGGATTTATGCTGCTGTAAAAGTGCGGAGCAAAATCAGACCGTTTTTGAGGCTTCAGCACATAAAAAATATTGAAATGACAAGTGGATATTCCGTGGTGAACGGACTTCAAATGTATTACGAGATTTATGGCGAGGGAAAACCTATCGTTTTAATTCACGGTGGCGGTTCCACGATTCAGACTAATTTTGAGAAACTCATTCCCTTGCTCTCCAGGAAAAGAAAAGTGATCGCAGTCGAATTGCAAGCCCATGGCAGAACAGGCGACCGACATGCAGACCTGACCTTTGAACAGGATGCAGACGATGTTGCCACCCTTCTAAAAAACTTAAACATCAACAGAGCTGACTTTCTTGGATTCAGCAACGGTGGAACAACGACTATGCAGATTGCCATAAGACATCCTGAAATTGTGGGCAAGATTATTTTAGGTTCGCCACTTGCCAAACGCAACGGCGTTCCAGAGTGGTTTTGGGATTTTATGAAGCAGGCTACGCTCGATAATATGCCTGCACCACTGAAAGCCGGTTATAAAAAAGTGGCAGCTGACCCTAATGGCTTACCGATAATGCACGACCGGGATGTAAAGAGAATGCTGAACTTTAAAGACATTCCCGACGCGCCCATTAAGTCCATACAGGCACCAACCCTTATTATAATTGGAGACAGGGACGTCATTACTCCAGAACATGCTCTGGAACTTCACAGAAAGATTGCCCATTCAGAATTAGCTATAATTCCAGGCGGACATGGACAGTATATCGGAGAAATTACTACACTGACACCGGACTTTAAAGAAAGTAATCTTGTTGTTCCGATGATAGAGACTTTCCTTGACAGGAAAACCGAACAGGGAAATTAAAGACCAAACAGAGAAAACGGAGCGCTGACAGGTTTGTAAAAATCAATCTTTTTGCTCAATCCTGAAGTGATGATAAAATCCGGGTAAAAAGCGTACGCTACGGTAATGCTGGACGATTATAAAGTTGAGCGACTTTAGAGGTAGAATTAAGCCAACTTACAGATCAGACGATTGTTATAATAGATAATATTCGCGGGGGACCGCTTAACGGTGAAGAACAATGAAAATTTCAGCATGCATAACCAATTCCTTTCGGAGTAACGAAATTACCGTCAGCACTGAAGCTAATCTGAAAGATATGACCATCGATACAAAGGCGGACGGCTATGGTCTTTCGGTTAATGGTGGCGAACTTTTATTCCTTTCTCTGGCCACCTGTTTTTGTAATGATTTGTATCGCGAAGCTAAAAAGGAAAATGTAGAAATCTCGGCAGTAAAAATATCAGTTTCCGGAGAATTCGGGGGCGAAGGCGAATCTGCCAGGAATATTTTTTACGAAGTTTCCGTCGAGGCGCCTGCAATGACGCCCGAAGAGATTTCCGCTCTCATCAAAAAGGTCGATCAGATTGCAGAAATACACCATACTCTGCGAAAAGGTATTGAGGTAAAACTGCTGTCTTAACAACTGCTAAAACCGCATTTACCATAGCTGTTCTGTCTGGGGTAAGTATTGTAACCTGCGGGTCAATAAGCAGCTGATTCTTTTATTCAAATTTTCAAACCTCTTGCGTTCTTCCCAAACCGTGTTTTCACCCGAAACCGGTTGGTGGTAATTTTTTATATTTGATTTGTAAAAAAACCTTAAGATCTTCAATAATCACATGATCCAGTCAACTTCCAAAATAGAAATTATCAAAGGAGACCTCACCCAAGTTCCTGCGGATGCGGTGGTAAATGCCGCCAATACTTCGCTGTTGGGCGGCGGCGGGGTAGACGGAGCTATTCACCGTGCCGGCGGAAAAGAAATCCTGGAGGAATGCCGGAAGATTGTAGCAAAACAGGGTGGGTGTAAAATAGGTGAAGCGGTGATTACCACTGCGGGAAAGCTGGCCGCAAAATATGTCATTCATACGGTGGGCCCGGTCTGGAATAACGGAAATCGCAACGAAGAAGAAAAACTGGCGCAGTGTTATACGTGCTCACTGGAACTCGCGGTGGAATACGGATGCCGCACGGTGGCTTTTCCGGCGATCAGTACAGGAGTTTACCGGTTTCCGAAAGACAAAGCCGCAAAAATTGCAGTAGCGACCGTAGCACGCTTCCTGGAAGGGCAAACTGCGGTTGAAAAAGTAATGCTGGTAAGTTTTGATGAAGAGAACTACGAACTTCTGACCTGTGAACTGAATGCACTCCAATGACGAAGTCGGGCAATACTATTATTCCGTGAATGAATCCGCCTGTACCGCTGCGTTTGGTTTGGACTGAGCAGCCTTTATTATATTTGTTGCCACTTGATCATTTACGCATACCAAAATACAGATCATGAAAAATTCAAAAGAAAACGTCGTATGGATTACCGGTGCCTCGTCGGGCATCGGCAAAGCACTGGCGCGGGAATGGGCGGGACTGGGCTACAAAGTGGTGCTCTCCGCCAGGCGCAGGGACCTTCTGGAAGAATTGGCAGCAGAAATTGCAGCATCCGGCGGTGAGGCCCTCGTAATACCGTGCGACATTCTGGATGAATCTGGCATTGAGATGGCGGTGGAGCAGCTGATTCTGGCTTGGGGAAGGATGGATGTGGTGATGGCGAATGCGGGCTTCGGCGTTTTCGGAAGCATAGAAAATCTGACCGCTAAAGACTGGAGCAGGCAGTTACAGGGGAATGTAACCGGTTTAGCGCTAACCGTGAAATACGCACTGCCGCATTTAAAGAAGACAGGAGGAAGAATCGGTCTTGTAGGGAGCGTGGGTGCTTTTCTTCCCAATCCCAATCTGAGTGCGTACGGCGCCTCAAAAGCGGCAGTACATTCCATCGGACTCAGTCTTCAGGTGGAGCTGATGGGTACAGGAGTGAGCTGCACGACGCTGCATCCGGGATTCGTGGCTTCTGAAATTGCAAGGATGGATAATGACGGCGTATGGCATCCCGAGAGGACAGATCCGCGTCCGGCCAATTTAATATGGCCCGCTGAGAAAGCCGCAAAAGTAATGGTAAGGGCGGTGATCAGACGAAAAAGAAATTACGTGTTCACGGCGCACGGCAGACTTTTCGTAGGTCTGCAGCGGTGGCTGCCGGGTGTAATGAGAACCATTATATCTAAAAGTCCCAAGCCGGATTCTTGAACTAAAGGCGCAAATTTATTTTGAAATTGGAAAAGCTCCAGGTCTGTCGGTAATCTGATTAAAATTAAAAAACCTCTCAATTCCAAAAGGACTGAGAGGCTAAAACTGTAGTAACGTTCAAGCTCATCTGAGCCGAAATCCTTGAAATTTTATTTGGCAATAATCAGCTTCTGTGAAACACTTTCTTCATGATTGAAAGTGGTGACGATATATACTCCCGGCTGTAATAATCCCAGGTTTACTTCTTTGCTTTTTCCGCTCTCCAGTTTAACCTTGAGGGTTTTCAGGCGCTGACCTGCATAATTAGTAACAGTTAAATCATAGGCACCTGTTTTCATGGATTTTACATAGATATTTCCATCAGCTTTTGCCGGATTCGGGAATATTGTAAGCGATTTGCTTTTGAAGTTTTCATGTGTTGCGAGAGCAGCGGTTTCCACAATATTATAGATCTGATTAGGTTGCGGATTAGTAATAATCTGGCGGATTCCTGAAGGCCATTCGATGTGAATGGTATCAATTGTGGTGGCTGCCCCAATTCCGAAGGTTTGCACCAAACTGCTGCCGGTATATTGTCCGGAAGTGGAAGAAACCTCACGGGTTTGCATCATTCCGTTGGCATAGCAATAAACCCGGGCTCCAATCCCTGAACGATTAGATTCAACTCCCTGTAAGCGCAAACTGATCCAGTTATTGGTACCTCCGTTATTTTTGTAAAGACCATGCTGTAGTGCTGGGGAGTAGGATGGAGTAAAAATATCCGGATATCCATCATTATTATAATCTGAAATTGTCGTGGCATAATCACGGATTGGCGTAAGCGTTGTAACGTCTGAAGTCTGATTGGTGAAAGTTTCGTCACCATTATTTTTGTAGAGATAATTCAGGCGCAATGCAGTTCCCCCGTTATTGGAAACACTGAGATCGAGGTATCCATCATTATCCATATCAAGCCATGCAGAGCCGAATGCGACCCCTCCGTCAATAGAAGGGGCGGAGTTTACGAGTTCGAAATTACCGTTACCGGTATTCTTGTAAAGAAGATGGTGCTTTACATCCGCGAAATGGTTGACAGTCATGTAGAGATCCATTAATCCGTCATTATTGAAATCTCCCCACGAGGCACCCTGGGTAAGCGCCGAATCGTTGGCAATAACAGAAGTTGTATTTTTGGTAAAAGTTCCGTCGCCATTATTGCGGTAGAGACAGTTATTCTGTCCGGGCAGCGTATCGCTGAAATAATTCACCACGTATAAATCCTGCCAGCCATCATTATCATAATCTACCCAAGAGGCACCGTAGGTGTCATTCACATCGGTAACCACCGCACCGCTGGTGATTTTTGTGAAAGTGCCGTCTCCATTATTGTGGTATAGCCTGTTTGGTCCGGTGTAGTTGGCCACATATAAATCCAGGAAACCGTCTTTATCATAATCTGCCCAAGCAGCGCTCAGGGACCAGTCGGTATCATTCACGATATCGCCTTCCGTAATACGGGTAAAAACACCATTTCCATCATTACGGTACAAGAAGTTTTTTGCCATTGCCGGGCCGCTATTTGCTGTATTACAGATGAACAGATCAATATTCCCGTCATTATTATAATCGCCCCATGTAGCGGCGATAGAAGTTCCGGTGGTGGTATAAATCACATTGCCGGTCTCGGGGGTGAAAGTACCGTCCCCGTTATTTTTATACAGTGTGGAGGGGGAATCTAAATTCCCCACAATAAGCATATCGTCAAAACCGTCGTTATTATAATCGGCCCACGAAGCACTGTAGGTTTTGATTGGTGTATTCACCATTGTTCCTGTGGTCACTTTTGAAAAATACTGTGCCGACAAAGATGAAGCAGCCGCAAAGCTGAGCATGAGCCCACATAAAAGGGCACCATGTTTTTTGTTAAATAAGGAGTTTTTTTTCATAATAATTTTTAGTTAGATATTGAAAATAAAAGATTAGTGATTGCAATCATGTGATTTATAATGGCGAAGTTAAATTTTTTGGCTGCGCCGCGTTAGCGTATTTTTACGTGATTTTAGATTCTCTTTTTACGGCATTTTTATTTCAGCAGGAAAGTAAGACCCGCCACTCATTACTGTATCACAGGCATCCCTAAGTTCTTTGAGCCCCGGCGGCTTGGGCAGAAAACCTTTTACTCCTGCTTTTCTCGCTTTCTGAACATATTGGTCCTCCGGAAACATAATCAGCATAATAATATGCAGCAAAGGCTTTTTGGCCAATGCGATTATGGCGGTCTCTATACCGCTTCTATCGGGCAGTCTGCTATCGATGATGACGAGGTCTGGGGAAATTTGGTCGAGGTCTGAAACAAACTGTTGACTGGTTTCGACACCAGTAATCTGAATTTCGGCTAGAAATTCATGAAGCATCATCCCTAAGCTATCCCGAAAAGCGGGATGCGGATCTACTATTGCGATTTTTGTCATAGATTAAACTTGTACAATGTGAAATTAGTACAATAAGAAAAATCAGGTCAGCGTAAAAATACCTGTCGCAAAAAAATGTTTGGAAGATCTGCTACGAAAATGATAAAATAAGACCTCTTTTTTCTCTAAACAATAGCAAGGCGGTTTCGGATGGCGTAAATAACTAGGTCTACGACATTTCTGGTCCCGGTTTTCAGAATAAGGTTTGCACGATGGCCTTCCACGGTTCTTTTACTGATAAATAACCGGTCGGCAATTTCCTGAGTGGAGAAGCCTTTAACAATGTACTGCAGTACATCAAGTTCACGCTCGGTAAGCCTTTCATTTACATCTTTCAGATAGATTCCGGATGATTCTACCGGGTCGGACTCTGCAATCTCGCCGAGTAACTGAGGAGAAAAATAAGTTTTACCGCTGCTTACGGTATTGATGGCCAACTCCAGCTCGGTCTTGCCGATACTTTTAAGAATAAATCCACTGGCTCCCGCTTCTGCCATGAGACGCATATATTTGAGGTCACTGAACATGGTAAGTGCCATGATTTTTAGATGAGGATATTTTTCGACTGCTGCTTTTGTTGCCTCAACGCCGTTCATCACGGGCATTTTAATATCCGTAAGTATAATATCCGGACTTATCTGGTCTAAAAGGTCTAAAAGTTCCCGACCATTAGAAGCTTCTCCAATTACTTTAAAATTACTGCATTCATTAACCATCATGCGCAGTCCTTTCAGAAAAATGGCATGATCGTCAGCTAAGATTATTTTTATAATGTCTGTCATGTATTTAATGAAGTTTGAAGTGGATGCTCTTTTTCGACAAGGGCCGAAAGGGTGATTTCTGTCCTGAAATACTTACCCGGAACGGAAGAAAAGTTACACTGCCCGTTTATCGATTTTACGCGCGACATGATGTTCGACAGGCCCAATCCTTTCGTGGGCGAAGAAAGTATTTTGTTTATGTCGCACCCAATTCCATTATCCGAATATTTAATCTCTATTTGCTCACTGCTTGCGTGAAGTTCCATTTCAATTTTGGTTGCTGCGGAGTGTTTCAGTGAATTATTCAGCAGTTCAGATAAAATTCTGTAGAGTGCCACGCCTATCTGTTTCGGTAAATCAGGAAAACCTTCATCAATAGTAAGATTGACAGCCACAGTATTCATTTTATTGATTTTGTCGGCATACACCCGAAGCGCCTCAATCAGTCCGAAATCATTTAATAAATTGGGTGCGAGATTATTTGCAATTTCCCGGGTGCTTCTGATGGATTCATGCAGAA
The window above is part of the Kaistella faecalis genome. Proteins encoded here:
- a CDS encoding DUF6678 family protein translates to MEKGDQHPGHFSIFEDANVSEREKYKYYIQNDGETRELREKVRKVVAGKGLSAVMNDTKWLELQSAVAKLPFAPPYVEKLILENKTFAEVQIDHQPHWLGDWNPFYKEGMSLFFAIEYIKVRPQFAEYQGRLVSPKIHDATDAFEQLLNELNIPYEEDNGTFTIYGYR
- a CDS encoding O-acetyl-ADP-ribose deacetylase, with the protein product MIQSTSKIEIIKGDLTQVPADAVVNAANTSLLGGGGVDGAIHRAGGKEILEECRKIVAKQGGCKIGEAVITTAGKLAAKYVIHTVGPVWNNGNRNEEEKLAQCYTCSLELAVEYGCRTVAFPAISTGVYRFPKDKAAKIAVATVARFLEGQTAVEKVMLVSFDEENYELLTCELNALQ
- a CDS encoding response regulator codes for the protein MTKIAIVDPHPAFRDSLGMMLHEFLAEIQITGVETSQQFVSDLDQISPDLVIIDSRLPDRSGIETAIIALAKKPLLHIIMLIMFPEDQYVQKARKAGVKGFLPKPPGLKELRDACDTVMSGGSYFPAEIKMP
- a CDS encoding response regulator yields the protein MTDIIKIILADDHAIFLKGLRMMVNECSNFKVIGEASNGRELLDLLDQISPDIILTDIKMPVMNGVEATKAAVEKYPHLKIMALTMFSDLKYMRLMAEAGASGFILKSIGKTELELAINTVSSGKTYFSPQLLGEIAESDPVESSGIYLKDVNERLTERELDVLQYIVKGFSTQEIADRLFISKRTVEGHRANLILKTGTRNVVDLVIYAIRNRLAIV
- a CDS encoding FG-GAP-like repeat-containing protein, which gives rise to MKKNSLFNKKHGALLCGLMLSFAAASSLSAQYFSKVTTGTMVNTPIKTYSASWADYNNDGFDDMLIVGNLDSPSTLYKNNGDGTFTPETGNVIYTTTGTSIAATWGDYNNDGNIDLFICNTANSGPAMAKNFLYRNDGNGVFTRITEGDIVNDTDWSLSAAWADYDKDGFLDLYVANYTGPNRLYHNNGDGTFTKITSGAVVTDVNDTYGASWVDYDNDGWQDLYVVNYFSDTLPGQNNCLYRNNGDGTFTKNTTSVIANDSALTQGASWGDFNNDGLMDLYMTVNHFADVKHHLLYKNTGNGNFELVNSAPSIDGGVAFGSAWLDMDNDGYLDLSVSNNGGTALRLNYLYKNNGDETFTNQTSDVTTLTPIRDYATTISDYNNDGYPDIFTPSYSPALQHGLYKNNGGTNNWISLRLQGVESNRSGIGARVYCYANGMMQTREVSSTSGQYTGSSLVQTFGIGAATTIDTIHIEWPSGIRQIITNPQPNQIYNIVETAALATHENFKSKSLTIFPNPAKADGNIYVKSMKTGAYDLTVTNYAGQRLKTLKVKLESGKSKEVNLGLLQPGVYIVTTFNHEESVSQKLIIAK
- a CDS encoding SDR family NAD(P)-dependent oxidoreductase, whose protein sequence is MKNSKENVVWITGASSGIGKALAREWAGLGYKVVLSARRRDLLEELAAEIAASGGEALVIPCDILDESGIEMAVEQLILAWGRMDVVMANAGFGVFGSIENLTAKDWSRQLQGNVTGLALTVKYALPHLKKTGGRIGLVGSVGAFLPNPNLSAYGASKAAVHSIGLSLQVELMGTGVSCTTLHPGFVASEIARMDNDGVWHPERTDPRPANLIWPAEKAAKVMVRAVIRRKRNYVFTAHGRLFVGLQRWLPGVMRTIISKSPKPDS
- a CDS encoding alpha/beta fold hydrolase; translated protein: MTSGYSVVNGLQMYYEIYGEGKPIVLIHGGGSTIQTNFEKLIPLLSRKRKVIAVELQAHGRTGDRHADLTFEQDADDVATLLKNLNINRADFLGFSNGGTTTMQIAIRHPEIVGKIILGSPLAKRNGVPEWFWDFMKQATLDNMPAPLKAGYKKVAADPNGLPIMHDRDVKRMLNFKDIPDAPIKSIQAPTLIIIGDRDVITPEHALELHRKIAHSELAIIPGGHGQYIGEITTLTPDFKESNLVVPMIETFLDRKTEQGN
- a CDS encoding OsmC family protein, with the protein product MKISACITNSFRSNEITVSTEANLKDMTIDTKADGYGLSVNGGELLFLSLATCFCNDLYREAKKENVEISAVKISVSGEFGGEGESARNIFYEVSVEAPAMTPEEISALIKKVDQIAEIHHTLRKGIEVKLLS
- a CDS encoding GNAT family N-acetyltransferase, with the protein product MKNTIPLPKSIFSERLLLIPFTMEICAEILNENYDILERMGLQKGRNCPDSETLDIPRIIANLSKVSSPTGFESWMVIKKETEEIIGDIGFKGFDHLNNSCDIGYGFIEADRGRGYAEEAAKCLINWVLTVDPSVNITAATLKENSSSIKLLQKLNFIETKRDANFIYWKL
- a CDS encoding alpha/beta hydrolase family protein; translated protein: MNKLLYFLIITLFAGCSTSGNSVADQPQFKYRLDTLTLYDQSRQRAIPVAVYKPASKVSGKQKPVIFSHGYGQNKGGDYLAYTYLTEFLAREGFFVVSIQHELKTDSLIPLTGIPQTVRRPFWDRGADNILFVINRLKTTNPELDFKNITLIGHSNGGDMTALFPQKYPGTVKKIITLDNRRMPLPKSEKVRVYSLRSSDQPADEGVLPTGKETEKYKIKTVKLANTIHNEMDDKANERQRIEIQNYILKFLRD